In Fimbriimonadales bacterium, a genomic segment contains:
- a CDS encoding outer membrane beta-barrel protein, whose translation MFKKIFLSISVLSALIAFSSISFAQMREANKPWEISVGLTSWTGDHDDAGFDIGFILGIDYIIGVTENSMTFVGARGIWGSDGFDSRTFGGHIGIKFNLGEARGAQPFYVKAAAGAYNTELSNGGSVDETDFGGFIGIGYDFDFGAETTNIPAAFELGYFFMPEVTSIDNTGFYFSLGVRV comes from the coding sequence ATGTTCAAAAAGATATTCCTTTCCATCTCGGTTCTCTCAGCGCTAATTGCGTTTTCGAGCATCTCTTTTGCTCAGATGCGCGAAGCCAATAAGCCATGGGAAATCTCTGTTGGCCTCACCTCTTGGACAGGTGACCACGATGACGCAGGTTTCGATATAGGATTTATTCTCGGAATCGATTACATCATCGGTGTTACCGAGAACTCGATGACTTTCGTCGGAGCGCGTGGAATTTGGGGCTCCGACGGATTCGACAGCCGAACTTTCGGTGGGCACATCGGGATTAAATTCAACCTGGGCGAAGCACGAGGAGCCCAACCTTTCTATGTCAAGGCTGCTGCCGGTGCATACAACACGGAGTTGAGCAATGGCGGGAGCGTCGACGAGACTGACTTCGGTGGATTCATAGGAATCGGTTACGATTTCGATTTCGGTGCGGAGACAACGAACATTCCTGCCGCATTCGAACTCGGCTATTTCTTTATGCCCGAAGTCACCAGTATAGACAACACCGGTTTTTATTTCTCTCTCGGTGTGAGAGTCTAA
- a CDS encoding matrixin family metalloprotease produces the protein MLGLPPLWSLWSLLIGILVLWGCGGGGSTGSTSSLVTLQIQSAGLTGIPISVSPADTTGQTDGVTPFQRIFDSNTQVVLVAPTDVNGIRFTHWQTSWGGTTTSNTLQLTLYSDVVVTAVYDTGTCDGDEFLPNYVYNLTALLHWPGIPVNVYFVQDQYYTDSLRAIALAGFDEWTSSTNGVIHWVITTNPNDAHIRVSFTPTLSGNTLGITSFTYSGDVLLPVVDMKIRTTYNDTPLFDGDIQEIAAHEMGHAMGIYGHSDQPSDVMYPSQALGIVHYLTIRDTNTMKTGYCWLFLPGIGPSGIPPGPSTTRSLYCPKAR, from the coding sequence GTGTTAGGACTGCCACCTCTTTGGTCGCTCTGGAGCCTCCTCATCGGTATTCTCGTCCTATGGGGATGCGGTGGAGGAGGAAGTACCGGGAGCACTTCGTCCTTGGTGACCCTGCAAATTCAGTCCGCAGGGCTCACGGGAATACCCATCAGTGTTTCCCCTGCAGATACCACAGGGCAAACTGACGGAGTTACCCCTTTTCAAAGAATCTTCGATTCGAACACACAGGTAGTACTCGTTGCACCCACGGATGTCAATGGGATTCGTTTTACTCATTGGCAAACCTCATGGGGGGGCACGACCACATCTAATACACTACAACTCACGCTCTATAGCGATGTGGTTGTCACTGCTGTATACGATACGGGAACATGCGATGGAGACGAATTCCTACCGAATTACGTATACAACCTAACCGCCTTGCTCCATTGGCCTGGCATTCCGGTAAATGTATATTTCGTCCAAGACCAATACTACACTGATTCGCTACGCGCTATTGCCCTCGCAGGTTTCGACGAATGGACTTCGAGCACGAACGGTGTAATTCATTGGGTGATTACGACAAACCCGAACGATGCTCATATTCGCGTTTCCTTCACACCCACTCTCTCTGGCAACACATTAGGAATTACCTCATTCACGTACAGCGGAGATGTTCTTCTTCCGGTCGTGGACATGAAAATCCGAACGACTTATAACGACACTCCGCTTTTCGACGGGGATATCCAAGAAATCGCTGCTCATGAAATGGGGCACGCTATGGGGATTTATGGCCATAGTGACCAACCTTCTGATGTCATGTACCCTTCGCAAGCTCTCGGCATCGTTCATTATTTGACGATACGAGACACGAACACGATGAAGACGGGTTATTGTTGGCTATTTCTTCCCGGCATAGGACCCTCAGGCATTCCACCCGGACCGTCCACCACTCGATCACTTTACTGCCCGAAAGCAAGATGA
- the pckA gene encoding phosphoenolpyruvate carboxykinase (ATP) has protein sequence MAITAEPLSSHFELSNAKSIYANLPAAELVEHAIRNNEGLLADNGALVTRTGKFTGRTPLDKFIVREPSSEGRIWWENNKPFDEDKFNNLKAKVNEYLRGKELYIVDTFACADPRYRIKARFITQKAWHALFIKTLLLRPTAEELEYFEPDWTVINVCEMQANPKEDGTRSEAFILIHFAQKLVMIGGTHYAGEMKKSIFTIMNYLLPVNNILSMHCSANMGSSGDVALFFGLSGTGKTTLSADPERRLIGDDEHGWSDDGVFNIEGGCYAKCIKLSKEREPQIWNAIRFGSVLENVVLRKDRSPDYDDASITENTRCSYPIEYIEGAVVPSVGGHPKNICFLTCDAFGVLPPIAKLSEEQTMEQFLLGYTAKIAGTETGITDPQATFSTCFGSPFLPLHPNVYAEMLGEKIRKHKTSVWLVNTGWTGGAFGVGHRIPLPATRALIRAALSGKLNGVEFRKDPIFDLEVPVSCPDVDSKLLNPKDTWQDKEAYDAKARQLQAMFEERISKLRG, from the coding sequence TTGGCTATAACAGCAGAACCTTTATCGTCGCATTTCGAGTTGTCCAACGCGAAATCTATTTATGCAAATCTTCCCGCGGCAGAACTCGTAGAGCATGCGATTCGGAACAACGAAGGGCTTCTCGCAGATAATGGGGCTTTAGTAACGCGCACTGGGAAATTTACGGGACGAACACCATTAGATAAATTCATCGTAAGAGAACCTTCGAGTGAGGGACGTATTTGGTGGGAAAACAACAAACCTTTCGATGAGGATAAATTCAATAACCTGAAAGCGAAAGTCAATGAATATTTACGGGGGAAAGAACTTTACATCGTAGATACGTTTGCATGCGCAGACCCGCGTTATCGTATAAAAGCGAGATTCATTACACAAAAAGCATGGCACGCTCTTTTTATTAAAACGCTCTTGCTTCGTCCGACTGCTGAAGAGTTGGAGTATTTCGAACCGGATTGGACGGTAATCAACGTTTGCGAGATGCAGGCGAATCCTAAAGAGGATGGAACTCGTTCCGAGGCATTTATTCTCATTCATTTTGCGCAAAAGTTGGTCATGATCGGCGGAACGCATTATGCGGGTGAGATGAAGAAATCTATTTTTACGATCATGAATTATCTACTCCCGGTAAACAATATTCTCAGCATGCATTGTTCTGCGAATATGGGTTCTTCGGGCGATGTGGCACTGTTCTTCGGTTTGAGCGGCACAGGCAAAACGACTTTGAGCGCAGATCCAGAGCGTCGTCTCATCGGAGACGATGAGCACGGCTGGAGCGACGACGGAGTTTTCAATATCGAGGGGGGATGCTATGCAAAATGCATCAAACTCTCGAAGGAGAGAGAACCGCAGATATGGAATGCGATTCGCTTCGGTTCTGTGTTGGAAAACGTAGTTCTGCGAAAAGACAGATCGCCGGATTATGATGATGCTTCTATAACAGAGAACACGCGATGTAGTTATCCTATCGAATATATCGAAGGGGCTGTCGTGCCGAGTGTGGGGGGGCACCCGAAGAATATTTGCTTCTTGACCTGCGATGCCTTCGGCGTTCTTCCTCCGATAGCGAAGTTGAGCGAAGAGCAGACGATGGAACAGTTTTTGTTAGGCTATACGGCGAAAATCGCAGGGACGGAAACGGGAATTACCGATCCACAGGCTACATTCAGCACTTGTTTCGGCTCGCCTTTTTTGCCGTTGCACCCGAACGTCTATGCAGAAATGTTGGGAGAGAAAATTCGAAAACACAAAACTTCGGTATGGCTCGTGAATACGGGATGGACAGGGGGGGCATTCGGAGTGGGTCATCGAATTCCTTTGCCTGCGACTCGCGCGTTGATACGTGCCGCTCTTTCCGGAAAATTGAATGGAGTGGAATTTCGAAAAGACCCGATTTTCGATCTCGAAGTTCCCGTCTCTTGCCCAGACGTAGATTCTAAGTTGTTGAATCCGAAAGACACATGGCAGGATAAAGAAGCATACGATGCCAAGGCACGACAATTACAGGCAATGTTCGAGGAAAGGATTTCGAAGCTTAGAGGTTAG